ACCCACCCGATGCCGTATTCCTCCGCCTTTTTGATAGCTCTTTCCATACAGCGGTAGGCCACAATGTGTCCCATGGAGCCATGAGCTTCCATGAAGGCGGTTGCCCCTTTTTCTTTGACCGCCGTAAGCTGGCATTTCGCCCGTACGTATCCCTTCTGCAGTCTTTGGATATAGATCGGAAGCCGGGTCACACCGTGGGTTTCAATCCCCCGGAGATCGGAACGAACCAGAAGGTCCGCGACAATCTCTGCCTCTTCGGGGACCACGCCGGCTTTGATATAGGCTTGTTGACAAAAATTCTTTAAATCTTCGAATGCGACCCTTTGAAAATCATTCTGCCCCATAAAATTTCCTTCCATAATTATTAGAACGCAGATTAGCGCAGATAAACGCAGAAAAAATTTTCTTTACCCCCCGGCTGCGGGTGCGAAAATAAACACCTCATCGCCATCTGCCAGCAGGGTAGAAGAGTTGGCCTGGTGCCCGTTTACTAAGATCATTTTTTCAACCTCAGCTGGAATCTTTATTTTATCCCCAAGCAGGCCTACGGTCGCATCCGGGTCCAATTCCAATTTGAAATTCTCTTTTTCCACCGGAGAATACTTGGCCAAATAACCAAAGAGCTGGACGTCGATCATCATAGGCTAAGCCGCCGTCGGATCAATTTAACCCAAGCTCCTTGAGCTTGTTTGCGGTGGGAATGCCTTCCCTGCTCCAGCCTCGCTCCAGGTAATACTCATCCAGCATTTCCTCGAGATGGACAACTTTCCCCTTGGCCGGCCCATCCGGTAGCGGCTCGTGGGTCAGCCGGTGGGGCAAGCTGTCATCTTGGCGGGAAAAACCGGCTTTGTGCAAGAATAGCCGTTCGGCGTTCCAGATCCGTTCGCCGGCTTTTACCAGTTCACCAAGCGAATATTCGGCGCCGGTAACGGCGTTCAGATATTCCAGGATACCATCCGGAAGAACTTCCAATTCCGGCCGCAGAAGGTTCCGTACGGTGAAAAAGAGGCAGAGTCCGGCAGAGTCGATGATACTGAAAACGTCCTGCCAGAGTTTGACGAGCCGGGCCTTGCCTTTCCATTCATGGGGATCGACGGGCTTGGGAATCCCGACCATTTCGCAATAGGCCATATGCGCCCGGCAGTGGGAGCCGCCGATAGGTGAAGTGGCATAATTCAGGCCCTGGGCTTGAAGGCCCCTGGGGTCATAACCAGGCAACTCCAGCCGCTTGGAAACCATGGCCAGTTCCGGATGGCCATAGCGTTGCGCCAATCGGTAGCTGCCTTCGGCCAATTCATTGCCAAAACCTTCCCGCAGGCCGGTCATCCTTACCAATTCAACCAATTTCCGGCCGTCGCCCCAGGGAAGCGGTCCGCCGCTTCGCTCTGCCGTTAGAAAACCGCGGTCGAAAAGCTCCATGGCGCAGGCGATGGTCGCCCCCATGGTCATCGTGTCCAATCCCAGA
This is a stretch of genomic DNA from Deltaproteobacteria bacterium. It encodes these proteins:
- a CDS encoding Ldh family oxidoreductase encodes the protein MGQNDFQRVAFEDLKNFCQQAYIKAGVVPEEAEIVADLLVRSDLRGIETHGVTRLPIYIQRLQKGYVRAKCQLTAVKEKGATAFMEAHGSMGHIVAYRCMERAIKKAEEYGIGWV
- a CDS encoding MoaD/ThiS family protein, whose amino-acid sequence is MMIDVQLFGYLAKYSPVEKENFKLELDPDATVGLLGDKIKIPAEVEKMILVNGHQANSSTLLADGDEVFIFAPAAGG